A window of Halalkalibacillus sediminis contains these coding sequences:
- a CDS encoding carbohydrate ABC transporter permease, with amino-acid sequence MKRTVGQLMARTGIRIPLILWSLAVLYPIFWMFLGSFKTNAEIYANPWGFPETFNYQNFIIAWTEYNIDTSVFNSLIVTFLGALLCLVLAVPTAYALERIRFKGSYMLFTLYISAMMIPMVLGWIPLFFLLAQFNMLDNIFGLAVVYAISQLPFSIFVLTSFMGTIPKSLEESAAIDGMSPYGILWKVITPLSMSGIITVTIMNSIQFWNEYFMALIFLQSSENYTLALAIDFISSEAQYTNAWGTLFASLVIAIVPVIILYAIFQRRISQGMTEGAIKG; translated from the coding sequence ATGAAACGGACTGTCGGTCAATTAATGGCCAGAACTGGAATCAGAATCCCTTTAATTTTATGGTCTTTAGCAGTATTGTACCCTATTTTCTGGATGTTTCTCGGGTCTTTTAAAACGAATGCTGAAATCTATGCGAATCCCTGGGGCTTCCCAGAAACGTTCAATTATCAAAACTTCATCATAGCTTGGACTGAATACAATATTGACACAAGTGTTTTCAATAGTTTGATTGTGACCTTCTTAGGTGCTCTTCTGTGTCTGGTCTTAGCGGTTCCGACTGCGTATGCATTGGAAAGAATAAGGTTCAAGGGCAGTTATATGTTATTTACTTTATATATTTCTGCGATGATGATTCCGATGGTGCTAGGTTGGATTCCTTTATTTTTCTTATTAGCTCAGTTTAATATGCTTGATAACATATTTGGTTTAGCAGTAGTTTATGCCATTTCCCAACTACCGTTTTCTATATTTGTGCTTACCAGTTTTATGGGGACCATACCCAAGTCCTTAGAAGAATCGGCGGCAATCGATGGGATGTCACCTTATGGAATCTTGTGGAAAGTGATTACCCCTTTGTCTATGTCGGGAATAATTACAGTGACTATTATGAATTCCATCCAGTTTTGGAACGAGTATTTCATGGCATTGATCTTTTTGCAGTCAAGCGAAAATTATACATTGGCTTTAGCAATTGATTTCATCAGTAGTGAAGCACAGTACACAAATGCTTGGGGTACGTTGTTTGCAAGTCTGGTAATAGCTATAGTACCAGTAATCATACTCTATGCAATTTTCCAAAGAAGAATTTCCCAGGGAATGACGGAAGGCGCAATAAAAGGTTAA
- a CDS encoding ABC transporter ATP-binding protein, with protein sequence MSEEQVVLEVNHLKKYFPIKGGILKRTKNHVKAVDDISFKVRENETFSLVGESGCGKSTTGRSILRLLEPTDGEVIFKGDNLLDVNKRTFRHMRKDMQLIFQDPYSSLNPRMTVKKLLVEPLLTHKLATKKEAEQKAEEMIEKVGLSKEQLNRYPHEFSGGQRQRISIARALIVNPKLVILDEAVSALDVSIQSQILNLLMRLQEEFQLTYVFISHDLNVVKHLSDRVGVMYLGQMMELASTEELYENPLHPYTKALLSAIPTIDPKEKKERIILQGDVPDPSDPPSGCPFRLRCPMAHNRCAEEKPKYIEKEKDHWVACHLFDE encoded by the coding sequence ATGAGTGAGGAGCAAGTAGTACTTGAAGTTAATCACTTAAAAAAATATTTCCCTATAAAAGGCGGTATTTTGAAACGTACCAAGAATCATGTAAAAGCTGTGGATGATATCAGTTTTAAAGTTAGGGAAAACGAGACTTTCTCTCTAGTTGGAGAAAGTGGTTGCGGAAAATCAACAACTGGTCGTTCCATTTTGCGCTTACTAGAACCAACAGATGGCGAAGTGATCTTCAAGGGTGATAACCTTCTTGATGTGAATAAGCGTACATTCAGACATATGAGAAAAGATATGCAGCTGATTTTCCAAGATCCTTATAGCTCATTAAATCCTAGAATGACTGTCAAAAAGTTATTAGTCGAACCGTTGTTGACACATAAATTGGCTACCAAAAAAGAAGCAGAACAAAAAGCTGAAGAAATGATTGAAAAAGTAGGGTTATCTAAAGAACAATTAAATAGATACCCTCACGAATTCAGCGGCGGTCAAAGGCAACGGATCAGCATCGCCAGAGCATTGATTGTGAATCCTAAATTAGTCATCTTAGATGAAGCGGTATCGGCATTGGATGTCTCGATTCAATCTCAAATTTTAAATCTATTGATGAGATTACAAGAAGAGTTCCAACTTACGTATGTGTTTATTTCCCATGACTTGAATGTCGTCAAACACTTGAGTGATAGAGTGGGAGTTATGTATCTTGGCCAGATGATGGAACTTGCATCCACAGAAGAATTATACGAAAATCCTCTTCATCCTTATACGAAAGCGTTATTGTCAGCAATTCCAACGATCGATCCAAAAGAGAAGAAGGAACGTATTATTTTACAAGGGGATGTACCAGATCCAAGTGATCCGCCTTCCGGTTGTCCTTTCCGACTAAGGTGCCCGATGGCTCACAATCGATGTGCGGAAGAAAAGCCGAAATACATTGAAAAAGAAAAAGACCATTGGGTAGCGTGTCACCTTTTTGATGAATAA
- a CDS encoding serine hydrolase domain-containing protein: MNNLKQELNELLEEHLNEEFYTGAVCYVKVGDEEIYLQPFGYTDRSMKQEVTNETVFDLASLTKISSSTLILKLITSGKIKLDSTLGNCLPQVKNHPALSGITIFQLLTHSSGLKAWHPFYSHLPNEDLFEILEGIELLHEESTEVLYSDLNYILLGKVIDSQYSKTIDQVVKEELAEPLETETLSYGPVFLDNIAATEFGNRTEMKMCQKRGIEFNGWRSISEEIIGEVNDGNTYYFLNGRSGHAGLFGTVFDVSKLGELYLKDGTFNDKQLISSTLTHESMVQQIGDRGYGWHMGRPFPSGAGHTGFTGTSLWVDPDLQLNVVLLTNRLNVEEPKNIQEFRLKVFNTIKNNLN, from the coding sequence ATGAACAACCTGAAACAAGAACTGAACGAATTATTGGAAGAACACTTGAATGAAGAATTCTATACTGGTGCCGTTTGTTATGTGAAAGTCGGGGACGAGGAAATATACCTTCAACCCTTTGGTTATACTGATCGCTCAATGAAGCAAGAAGTTACAAATGAAACGGTATTTGACTTAGCAAGTCTGACGAAGATTTCCTCTTCCACACTAATTTTAAAATTAATTACAAGTGGCAAAATCAAGTTGGATTCCACTCTAGGTAATTGTTTGCCTCAAGTGAAAAATCACCCTGCATTGTCAGGAATAACGATTTTTCAGCTTTTGACACATTCATCTGGTTTGAAAGCTTGGCATCCATTTTATTCACACTTACCAAATGAAGATTTGTTTGAAATTCTGGAAGGGATAGAATTGTTACACGAAGAATCTACTGAAGTCCTATACAGTGATTTGAATTATATCTTACTAGGTAAGGTTATTGACTCCCAGTATTCAAAAACGATTGACCAAGTTGTCAAAGAAGAGTTGGCAGAGCCTCTTGAAACTGAAACTCTATCGTACGGGCCTGTTTTTTTAGACAATATTGCTGCTACGGAATTTGGGAATCGCACAGAGATGAAAATGTGCCAAAAAAGAGGAATTGAATTTAATGGCTGGCGTTCAATCTCTGAAGAAATCATCGGAGAAGTGAATGACGGCAATACTTATTATTTCCTGAATGGTCGATCAGGCCATGCAGGGTTATTTGGAACAGTCTTCGATGTGAGTAAGTTAGGTGAGTTGTATCTGAAGGATGGTACTTTTAATGATAAACAGCTTATAAGCTCAACGCTCACTCACGAATCAATGGTTCAACAAATTGGAGACCGGGGATACGGTTGGCATATGGGCCGCCCTTTTCCTTCAGGGGCAGGACATACTGGATTTACCGGAACTTCATTGTGGGTCGATCCAGATCTACAGCTCAACGTTGTTCTCCTTACAAATAGGTTGAACGTCGAGGAGCCGAAGAATATCCAAGAATTTCGTTTAAAAGTGTTTAACACTATTAAAAATAATTTAAATTAA
- a CDS encoding ABC transporter permease, translating into MYAYIIRRLLMLIPVLFGVSVVIFFTLRIIPGDVAQTILGTDATEQSLAQLRKDFGLDRPIIEQYFTWIGGVLVGDFGESMRTGREILPDILSRFKITFELTILSAIISWIIAIPLGIIAGIKRNTKTDFSVRIISLLGVSVPNFALATVLILVLALTFSYSPPVGYVGFFEDPLKNLQIMILPAFVLGTAMAGAVMRMTRSSILEILRQDFIRTIRAKGAKEKIVIFNHALRNAMIPILTIIGMQIGVLLGGTVIIEQIFSLPGLGQLVLTSINQRDFTVVQGAILFIAFVFVLINLLVDLLYSYLDPRITYK; encoded by the coding sequence ATGTATGCATATATCATTAGACGTTTATTGATGTTGATACCTGTGCTGTTCGGTGTCTCTGTCGTCATATTTTTCACCTTAAGAATCATTCCTGGTGATGTAGCGCAAACCATTTTAGGAACGGATGCTACGGAGCAATCACTGGCTCAGCTGAGGAAAGATTTCGGGTTGGATCGACCTATCATTGAACAATATTTTACTTGGATAGGTGGCGTACTTGTAGGTGATTTCGGAGAATCGATGCGTACAGGAAGAGAAATACTACCAGACATTTTAAGTCGATTCAAAATTACATTTGAACTGACTATCTTATCTGCAATAATCTCATGGATCATTGCTATTCCATTAGGAATCATTGCAGGTATAAAACGAAACACGAAGACGGACTTCTCAGTAAGAATCATTTCTTTGCTAGGAGTATCGGTGCCAAACTTTGCCTTAGCTACGGTATTGATTTTAGTACTTGCTTTAACATTTTCCTATAGTCCACCTGTTGGGTACGTGGGTTTTTTCGAGGATCCTCTTAAAAACTTGCAAATTATGATTCTACCAGCATTTGTACTAGGAACTGCTATGGCAGGAGCGGTCATGAGAATGACTCGTTCTTCTATTCTAGAGATACTTAGACAAGACTTTATCCGGACGATTCGTGCAAAAGGAGCAAAAGAGAAAATAGTGATATTCAATCATGCCCTTAGAAATGCGATGATTCCAATACTTACGATTATCGGTATGCAAATTGGCGTCCTTCTCGGTGGTACGGTTATCATTGAACAAATTTTTTCCTTGCCTGGTTTAGGTCAGTTGGTTCTGACAAGTATTAACCAGCGTGACTTCACAGTGGTACAAGGTGCTATTTTATTCATAGCATTTGTGTTTGTTCTTATCAATTTGCTTGTCGATCTACTTTATTCATACTTAGACCCGAGAATTACGTATAAGTAA
- a CDS encoding class I SAM-dependent methyltransferase, with translation MEKYNHQLRESWEKNAPAWTRSVREEKIESRNLVTNKAILDSIVELNPNKVLDLGCGEGWMTRQLSPLGIEVTGVDYSASLISEAKKSGETFHQLSFEEFSANPELVGKNYDVIAYNFSLLSEDLLPILNASKKVLKENGTIVIQTLHPFSSETYEDGWRVETFDQMGDDYEMSMPWYFRTVSSWYRTFKESDLDLVDIFEPVHPEKKQPMSFIFVLK, from the coding sequence ATGGAAAAATATAATCACCAGTTACGAGAAAGTTGGGAGAAAAACGCACCAGCGTGGACTCGATCTGTAAGAGAAGAAAAAATTGAAAGCAGAAATTTGGTAACGAATAAAGCGATTCTCGATTCTATTGTGGAGTTGAACCCTAATAAAGTATTAGATTTAGGCTGCGGTGAGGGATGGATGACCCGTCAGCTTTCGCCTCTTGGGATAGAAGTTACAGGGGTGGATTACAGCGCATCCTTAATATCTGAAGCGAAAAAGTCTGGTGAAACCTTTCATCAATTAAGTTTCGAGGAATTTTCAGCTAACCCTGAATTAGTCGGTAAAAACTATGATGTTATTGCTTATAATTTTTCACTACTTTCCGAAGACCTTCTACCAATCCTGAACGCTTCAAAAAAAGTCTTAAAAGAAAATGGCACCATCGTTATTCAAACTCTGCATCCCTTCTCCTCAGAAACATATGAAGACGGTTGGAGAGTAGAAACATTCGATCAAATGGGAGACGATTATGAAATGTCAATGCCATGGTATTTCAGAACAGTCAGTTCATGGTACAGAACTTTCAAAGAATCTGATTTAGATTTAGTAGATATTTTCGAACCTGTCCATCCAGAAAAAAAGCAACCAATGTCTTTCATTTTTGTACTGAAATGA
- the murQ gene encoding N-acetylmuramic acid 6-phosphate etherase: MDRLTKLTTESQNSKSLNLDMMTTEEMLQLMNEEDQSVPFAINESLPEIVKTVDFVYESFMNEGRLFYVGAGTSGRIGLLDAVECPPTFSTSSEKVQALLAGGPGAMMVAVEGAEDDEDLGAQDLKDKNLTSDDVVIGIAASGRTPYVKGALKYARSIGAKAVSLSSNKDSEISESADVAIEIVTGPEVLTGSTRLKAATAHKMVLNMISTASMVKYGKVYQNLMVDVSASNFKLRERAKKIVCEATGTTYEEAEQVLEQTDCEVKPAIVMILAEVDFQTARELLEKADGFVREAIKNKTNIADK; encoded by the coding sequence ATGGATCGACTTACAAAATTAACTACAGAATCGCAGAACTCCAAATCATTGAACTTGGATATGATGACAACAGAGGAAATGTTGCAGCTTATGAATGAGGAAGACCAATCGGTACCTTTTGCTATCAATGAGAGCCTGCCTGAAATCGTAAAAACGGTGGATTTCGTTTATGAGTCCTTTATGAATGAAGGTAGATTATTTTATGTAGGCGCGGGCACTAGTGGAAGAATTGGATTATTAGATGCCGTGGAATGTCCACCTACGTTCAGCACTTCTTCAGAGAAAGTTCAGGCATTATTAGCTGGTGGACCTGGTGCGATGATGGTAGCGGTAGAAGGTGCTGAGGATGATGAAGATCTTGGGGCACAAGATTTGAAAGATAAAAATCTGACTTCAGACGATGTCGTCATCGGGATTGCAGCTAGTGGAAGAACACCTTATGTAAAAGGTGCTTTGAAATATGCTCGATCGATTGGTGCTAAAGCGGTCAGTCTTTCAAGTAACAAGGACTCTGAGATCAGTGAATCAGCAGACGTTGCTATAGAAATAGTGACGGGACCTGAAGTGCTGACAGGATCTACTAGACTTAAAGCTGCTACAGCTCATAAGATGGTTCTTAATATGATTTCAACTGCATCAATGGTCAAATATGGAAAGGTTTATCAGAATTTAATGGTAGATGTAAGTGCAAGCAATTTTAAGCTTAGAGAAAGAGCAAAAAAAATTGTCTGTGAAGCGACCGGTACAACCTATGAGGAAGCTGAGCAAGTCTTGGAACAAACTGATTGCGAAGTAAAACCGGCTATTGTAATGATTTTAGCAGAAGTAGATTTCCAGACTGCGAGAGAATTATTAGAGAAAGCAGATGGATTTGTAAGAGAAGCAATCAAAAATAAAACAAACATAGCGGACAAATAA
- a CDS encoding ABC transporter ATP-binding protein, which produces MKPLLDMNHVSIDYKTDKKEFNIVKDLNIKIEEKMKYGIVGESGSGKSLTSLAIMNLLPDVLDISKGSIDFNTEESRDLSKLNKKQMRKVRGNEISMIFQEPMTALDPLYTIEHQLLEVLRIHKNYSKKEMHKMGVDMLNKVGISRPEQIMKDYPHQLSGGMRQRVMIAMALICEPKLLIADEPTTALDVTIQAQILDLMNDLSEKNNTAILMITHDLGVILETCERVAVMYAGQIVEESTVEKIFEQPAHPYTKGLLSSIKSLGERSKELYSIPGNVPTPDNYQELGCRFATRCPYAMDKCFEQEPPMYEVEEDQFSKCWLHDEEVQVDE; this is translated from the coding sequence ATGAAACCTTTATTAGATATGAATCATGTATCCATTGATTATAAAACGGATAAAAAAGAATTTAATATCGTTAAAGATTTGAATATTAAAATTGAAGAGAAAATGAAATACGGAATTGTTGGAGAATCTGGTAGTGGTAAGAGTTTAACATCTCTAGCAATTATGAATTTACTTCCAGACGTCCTGGACATCAGTAAAGGGTCAATCGACTTTAATACTGAAGAGTCTAGAGACTTGTCTAAACTCAACAAGAAACAGATGAGAAAAGTTCGAGGAAACGAAATATCTATGATATTTCAAGAACCGATGACCGCCTTGGACCCTTTATATACCATCGAACATCAACTGCTGGAAGTTCTAAGGATACATAAGAACTATAGCAAAAAAGAGATGCATAAGATGGGTGTCGACATGCTAAATAAGGTCGGAATCTCTCGGCCAGAGCAAATTATGAAGGATTATCCTCATCAATTATCTGGTGGGATGAGACAGAGAGTCATGATTGCGATGGCTTTGATCTGTGAGCCGAAACTATTGATCGCAGATGAACCGACAACAGCTTTAGATGTTACGATCCAAGCACAGATACTCGATCTAATGAACGATCTGTCTGAGAAGAATAACACTGCAATTCTGATGATTACACATGATTTAGGTGTCATTTTAGAAACATGTGAAAGAGTAGCAGTCATGTATGCCGGGCAGATTGTTGAGGAATCGACAGTTGAAAAAATATTTGAACAACCAGCCCATCCCTATACAAAAGGGTTGTTATCTTCAATTAAATCGTTAGGGGAGCGATCCAAAGAATTATATTCGATCCCGGGTAATGTTCCGACACCAGATAACTATCAAGAACTTGGTTGTCGTTTTGCTACTAGGTGTCCATATGCGATGGATAAATGTTTTGAACAAGAACCGCCAATGTATGAAGTAGAAGAGGATCAATTCAGCAAATGTTGGTTGCATGATGAGGAGGTGCAAGTTGATGAGTGA
- a CDS encoding anhydro-N-acetylmuramic acid kinase: MGNNNRMLVCGVMSGTSLDGVDVAIVEFEMKNEDILFNLKFFTTVPYSDELTERLQAIVQPTSESPEISSMNMLLGETFAEAVNQAIEESELSKEEIDLISSHGQTIFHDPVQSEKDPLHRPNTLQIGDISVIAELTGITTMGDFRTRDIAVGGQGAPLVPFADFKLFRSDDVGRILVNIGGISNLTRLMKSCSLEEVIAYDTGPGNMLIDAFVNWHTRGEQTFDEDGKLAEKGQVHEEWLNQLLNHPYYSKVPPKSTGREQFGMDYAKSMWYEAEKLGISEVDRISTATALTAYTLGSSLRNHVEKDGVSEIYISGGGWRNQYLMKILKEQLPEHITMESTESLGIDSDAKEGIVFALLGYLGINKITNNLPAATGANKNVVMGKIAW, translated from the coding sequence ATGGGAAACAACAATCGAATGTTAGTTTGTGGGGTGATGTCAGGTACTTCACTTGATGGAGTTGATGTAGCGATCGTTGAATTTGAAATGAAAAACGAAGATATACTTTTCAATCTGAAATTTTTCACAACAGTTCCTTATAGTGATGAACTGACTGAACGCCTACAAGCAATTGTGCAACCAACAAGTGAATCTCCAGAAATTTCATCCATGAATATGTTACTGGGCGAAACATTTGCTGAGGCTGTTAACCAAGCGATTGAAGAATCGGAACTGTCTAAAGAGGAAATCGATTTAATAAGTTCACACGGACAAACGATTTTTCATGACCCTGTACAAAGTGAAAAGGATCCTCTACATCGACCGAATACACTTCAAATTGGTGATATTAGTGTAATTGCTGAACTGACAGGAATTACGACGATGGGAGATTTCAGAACAAGGGATATAGCAGTTGGCGGACAAGGAGCTCCTTTAGTCCCTTTTGCTGATTTCAAGCTATTTCGTTCAGACGACGTAGGTAGGATATTAGTGAATATCGGCGGAATTTCGAATCTGACACGTTTGATGAAATCTTGTTCTTTAGAGGAAGTCATTGCGTATGACACAGGCCCTGGAAACATGTTGATTGATGCTTTTGTCAATTGGCATACAAGAGGGGAACAAACTTTTGACGAGGATGGCAAACTAGCCGAAAAAGGTCAGGTTCATGAAGAATGGTTAAACCAATTATTGAATCATCCATACTATTCAAAAGTCCCTCCTAAAAGTACAGGTAGAGAGCAGTTCGGAATGGATTATGCTAAGTCCATGTGGTATGAGGCTGAGAAGTTAGGGATTTCTGAGGTAGATAGAATATCAACGGCCACGGCCCTTACAGCATACACTCTCGGTTCGTCTTTGAGGAATCATGTTGAAAAAGACGGTGTTTCAGAGATTTATATCAGTGGTGGTGGTTGGAGAAATCAGTATCTTATGAAGATATTAAAAGAACAATTACCTGAACATATCACTATGGAATCCACTGAAAGCCTTGGTATCGATAGCGATGCAAAAGAAGGTATTGTGTTCGCATTACTTGGTTACTTAGGAATCAATAAAATCACAAATAATTTACCAGCAGCCACTGGGGCTAACAAAAATGTTGTGATGGGGAAAATAGCTTGGTAA
- a CDS encoding ABC transporter permease: MKDFARRLIDDKVGLTGFIGISVVILLAIFAPLIAPYEPDEMFTQHVMEGPSGQFLFGTDEFGRDIFSRIVYGAQVSLQVGLIAVGIGAIGGLIFGLISGYFQGKVDQVIMRVMDVFFAFPDILLALTIIAVLGPSLTNTMVAIGIVFMPVFTRLVRSAVMTVKENEYIVNAQAIGVKPSLIIFRHITPNIMAPFIVQITLALSGAILTEAALSFLGLGVQPPNPSWGVMLNDARAYMEFAPWTIIFPAIAIVLTIFCFNLLGDSLRDILDPKLKQ; encoded by the coding sequence ATGAAGGATTTTGCCCGTCGTTTAATAGATGACAAAGTCGGTTTAACCGGTTTTATAGGGATCTCAGTCGTAATATTGCTTGCAATATTCGCACCCCTTATAGCTCCATATGAACCCGATGAAATGTTTACACAGCATGTAATGGAAGGTCCAAGCGGCCAATTTCTGTTCGGTACAGATGAATTCGGTCGGGATATTTTTTCTAGAATTGTCTATGGTGCTCAAGTATCACTGCAGGTAGGTTTGATTGCTGTTGGTATTGGAGCAATTGGAGGTCTAATTTTCGGGCTGATCAGTGGATATTTCCAAGGAAAAGTAGACCAGGTGATTATGAGAGTCATGGACGTCTTCTTTGCTTTTCCTGACATCTTGTTAGCTTTGACGATTATTGCTGTTTTAGGTCCAAGTTTAACTAATACGATGGTTGCAATTGGAATTGTGTTCATGCCAGTATTCACAAGGCTAGTAAGGTCTGCAGTCATGACTGTTAAAGAGAATGAGTATATTGTGAATGCACAAGCGATTGGTGTTAAACCATCACTTATCATTTTCAGACATATCACTCCCAATATCATGGCGCCATTTATCGTACAAATAACTCTAGCATTATCTGGGGCTATTTTAACTGAAGCAGCTTTAAGCTTTTTAGGCTTAGGTGTACAACCGCCGAACCCTTCTTGGGGAGTAATGTTGAATGATGCGAGAGCCTATATGGAGTTCGCTCCTTGGACAATTATTTTCCCTGCAATTGCAATTGTTCTGACTATCTTCTGCTTTAACTTATTGGGAGATAGTTTAAGAGATATATTGGATCCTAAATTAAAGCAATAG
- a CDS encoding ABC transporter substrate-binding protein: MLKRKWFLVTLILSLVALLLVACSSDDGEEADGNEGSDNQSEETEGESDAEQVLKIANDQEPAGLDPHKTPAHSSVRIYSQVYSGLVAFDENMEVVGDLASEWDQPDDTTYVFTLREGVKFHNGNEATAEDVKYSFERILDEETASHIASYFSNVESIEVNGDYEVQFNLSSPDATFLSNLTNASAAIVDQEVVEENEDLQQVAIGTGPFKFDEWVADNRVNLSKNEDYFMEDLPKLDEVIYYTMTEESARLSAIRTGEVDLTTLTAQSSELLEGEEKLEVMDYQSLEYSYVGFNNESEPLNDVKVRQALSLATDRQSIADIVWNGDAVVSGPIAPSMGEWAIDVKEHELYQNDLDKAKSLLEEAGYPDGFEITITTASTYSDMVDTAQVLQQQWKEIGVDAEINQIEWGEYIDTWVNKSADVLVGRNGSGTDPDRAMNYFFNTEGSANVWNFSNSEYDELVEEAKVTTDPEKRKEIYNEAQNKLLDLSPNLFLVSPMKYVAVRDSVEGFTPYPHDGEYILEVSKQ; encoded by the coding sequence ATGTTGAAACGTAAATGGTTTTTGGTTACATTAATTTTGTCGCTTGTAGCTTTGCTATTAGTAGCATGTTCAAGTGATGATGGAGAAGAAGCAGATGGAAATGAGGGCTCTGATAACCAAAGTGAAGAAACTGAAGGCGAATCAGATGCAGAGCAAGTATTGAAAATAGCGAATGACCAGGAACCAGCTGGTTTGGACCCGCATAAAACTCCTGCTCATTCATCCGTTCGTATTTATTCTCAAGTATATAGCGGACTAGTTGCTTTTGATGAAAACATGGAAGTAGTCGGTGACTTGGCATCTGAATGGGATCAGCCAGATGACACTACTTATGTATTCACTCTTCGTGAAGGAGTTAAATTCCATAATGGGAATGAAGCTACTGCTGAAGATGTGAAATATAGCTTTGAAAGAATCCTAGATGAAGAAACGGCCTCTCACATTGCTTCATATTTTTCAAATGTTGAAAGTATCGAAGTAAATGGTGATTATGAAGTACAATTCAACCTTAGCAGTCCAGATGCAACATTCTTATCGAATCTGACAAATGCTAGTGCAGCGATCGTAGATCAAGAAGTTGTTGAAGAAAACGAAGATTTACAGCAAGTTGCTATTGGAACAGGACCATTCAAGTTTGATGAATGGGTAGCAGACAATAGAGTAAACCTTTCTAAAAACGAAGATTACTTCATGGAAGATTTACCAAAGCTAGATGAAGTTATTTATTATACAATGACAGAAGAATCTGCAAGACTATCAGCTATCCGTACTGGCGAAGTTGATTTGACTACTTTGACAGCTCAATCATCTGAATTATTAGAAGGTGAAGAAAAACTCGAAGTAATGGATTATCAATCTCTTGAGTATAGCTATGTGGGCTTCAATAATGAATCTGAACCATTGAATGATGTGAAAGTTAGACAGGCTTTAAGTTTAGCTACTGACCGTCAAAGCATTGCTGACATCGTTTGGAATGGAGATGCGGTAGTATCAGGTCCAATCGCTCCTTCAATGGGTGAATGGGCAATTGATGTTAAAGAACATGAATTATACCAAAATGACCTAGATAAAGCTAAATCACTATTAGAAGAAGCTGGTTATCCAGATGGTTTCGAAATTACAATCACTACAGCTTCTACTTATTCTGACATGGTAGATACTGCACAAGTTTTACAGCAACAGTGGAAAGAAATCGGTGTAGACGCTGAGATTAATCAAATTGAATGGGGCGAGTATATCGACACTTGGGTTAATAAGTCAGCCGATGTATTGGTAGGACGTAATGGTTCAGGTACCGATCCTGATCGTGCAATGAACTACTTCTTTAACACCGAAGGTTCTGCAAACGTTTGGAACTTCTCTAATTCAGAATATGACGAGTTAGTAGAAGAAGCTAAAGTAACTACTGATCCTGAGAAGCGTAAAGAAATCTATAATGAAGCTCAAAACAAACTATTAGATTTATCACCAAACTTATTCTTGGTGTCACCAATGAAATACGTAGCAGTAAGAGACTCAGTTGAAGGATTTACTCCTTATCCACATGATGGGGAATATATTCTAGAAGTATCAAAACAATAA